Within the Bombyx mori chromosome 24, ASM3026992v2 genome, the region ctagaattatcgagaatattccacacatctctattagtagtttccgctatctgacaatagatggcgttgtacttatcGATCGTTCTAGGCGCTCCTAGgcccttcgatattcgttcgattattcggcgatagatggcgttactcttaccgtcgtaacaatactaaaaatattattatagttaataAGCAAGGATCATTACTATATGGAATCACTGAATGCATCCACAGCGCGTTTTTAGATATGTTTGACAGTTTTCCGGGTGTTATAACATGTCTTCCAAACGAGGTTTGCGGAGATTACTCGGTAGACCGCATCTTGGCTatgtccctggtattgctgacgtctatgactTACTGTGACCACTTACCGTCAGATGGAGCCTTAAGTAGATAAAGAATTCAGACGGACCGTGCACTTGTGGAGAgtagtacttaacggtaggcagaaGAAGGCTTCAAAGTGAGATCTCTTTGAATTCATAATGTCCTAGTACTTTTATCTGGACTAGTAGACGGCttggaggcttgtggagagtacttaacggtaggcagaaGGCTTCCAGGTGAGATCTCTTTGAATTCATAATGTCCTAGTACTTTATCTAGACTAGTAGacagtttggctctgccccttgcatcgctgaagtccatgggcgacggtaaccactcaccatcaggtgggccgtatgctcgtctgcctacaagggcattaaaaaaaagaccttCGATACTCTAAGGTCTTCAGATCTGTCTCTGAATTTTTTAGCGAGAAGAAGCTAACGATATTGTACGGTGAGGATTCTCAGGATTTAAGGACGATCAGCCAGAAGAAGCCACACGTTGACGCTCACCTGGTGCCGATGGCGACTCCGTTCGGTAAACATCACACGTAagatttgtaaattattttaaacatcctTTAACTATACatactagtatataataataaataaataaatataataaatatttattaatacgtgaagcaaaaactttgtatccctttttacgaaaattgcgcggacggaggagaatgaaattttccacacttatagagaatatagagaagaagtgcacaatgctaatatttttttaaatagtgcataaaagatacattaaatcaataaagaaaactttacacacactaccatgtatttgacgcacacacgcatgcattacatttattgtcaaactttgttcttgacgtctgtggtcaaattgagaatagattaaatattgtttgtctttattcatatttttctatagtgtagtcttggcattgaaaatacaatcataatagtatacaaacttacatttccaattaattatagtcgaatttcgactactgcgggaccactactaaatatttattatcaatcacgccacgttaactggtcccgtgctaagttcgtaaagaacttgtgttacaggtaccagttaacggaaataaatgtaagatttttattatacacatacatatatttaatattttaatatacatccataaccctggaaaagatcttcgaccataattaatttaaattataagttttagcaatatgtattataattctATTGTCACATTTCTATAATCATTGTTCTACAAACACAGATTTCGCCACGGCtacgctatagacaaataatacatttaaattattattacatattattattaacacattattacagtttaaaaaaaaagacataataaaaaagacaaacaatataaatcTATTCCCAATTTAATTATTCCCAAATAACAGactgtaaaaataaacaaaagagtataaatgcgtgtgtgtgtcaaacatATTATGTGCAATGTTTTTtctgttgatttaatgtatttattatgcataatttaaaaaaaaatagcattctgcactccttctctatatcaactataagcgtggaaattttcatactcctccgtccgcacaattttcgtaaaaagggatacaaagtttttgcttcacgtattaatatatagatttagaatTTTAGGTGTCAGTGAATATGGTTGAATTTCGATCGAGCTTGAGTGGATCTTAACATTAGCATTTAGATCTAGAATTGGATCCGGTAGATGACGCTGCAATTGAATTCCAAGATCTATTTTCAGGGCTGGAAAAAAATGTCTTTCCTGTACGATAGTAAcctataatttatttctaatattcCTCATTCAAAAGAAATAAGTCACCTCTTAGCGATTTATGTATTCCTGGTACATAACAAATATAAACAAGTAAGTTTTTTGCGGTTCATAGACTGGCAGAAAAGATCTAGGGTCCcgtctggtggtaagtggtaacCATTGACATTGACGACacgactttgagacatgaggtcaatgactcaaattttttttttactttttgtatcCCTAATGTAAATATTATAGTGAAAGAGATAGACAgagttagagagagagagagacaaagATGATTTGCtccaaataaattgaaataaagtcGTTTGGGTtttttcagtaaaatgatgaTCTTGTGTTACGAAGATGGGTCACTTCGCGTTGTAGTATCGACAGCCAATCTGTATATTGATGACTGGGAGAACCGAACGCAAGGGTGAGTCTGCCTCAGAAttctattatagtttttttttttcagtatggcaaCTGGATTTTTACGCTGCCATTGTTACCAGAGTTTATAAAaactcaattattattattttacagaaTAGACAAGGATGTATGAGCTAAATTCCCTTTGCCTTCCCAAGTTCATTATGATtgggaaaattaataaaaataataataatcaattattattatggagggtagaggaaAGGAGTACAGTCTTGTATAGGAGGAAATTTGATAAAGTGGTCACCAGTGAACAGCGAGTTATTGTTGGAGGGCTCACCGAAATGGCGCTAGTGTAGcaagtggaaatgatatgaatatagcagttttaaacggAGTGAAGTGTGCTAGGttgaaaacatttattatttttcgtgcattgtgtagttaaaaatatgctgtatttaaaatatcaaatatctattttgactagtggtccccgcagtagtcgaaattcgactatagttaattgaagttaaaagtttaaacattattatggttctattgtcaaacataaTAATACAGATATTACCTAATATATTCTATAAAATACAGATTTCACCAGAACTACAATatcgacaaataatattaaagacaaaaaatattaatctattctcaaattgaccacagactttaaacaataacaaaagtttcacaattgacaatacacaaagagtacgtatgtgttgtgtcaaatacatggaagtgtgtgtaatgttttctttattgatttaatgtattttttatgcataataaaaagaaaaaattgcattctgcacttcttctctatgtttcctataagtatgggaaatttcatactcctccgttcgcgcaattttcgtaaaaaggggtacaaagtttttgcttcacgtaataatatatagatgaccaTTTACATAGGAATCGTTTCTTTCCTTCTTAATTTAGTATCCTACTCTAATAGTCTATGGCGCTGTTTTtgaatctttccacttgctacagtGGCGCCATCTTCACTCGCTCCGTTTCAGCGGACACTATTTAGTACACTGAGCTGGTGCTCCTTATTTCTACCCTCCGTATGGGGATACTTAACcgataaagggaagatcttccaccgagcgggtgatctttgctcggtagaccgacggtccgaatgttgttgttcggaacttgtatatgagtcgtctattatcaaaggtggcaatctgcgcatttggacaaaaaaaaattattgatatgtcaatacagattgatttgaatataatcgtctccttcaaagaatacggttcaaaacctgcattaaataaaggttaatacttaacctgttatttatctaagatgtcgttcagaagagttttgtgactgccaatggaatacaaagtcaataattcgtttttctgatttaccaataattgtccaaaagtcacattgccggctttgataatagtcgactcatatgtaagcttatcttgaaaatgtcgtaagcgagattcaggcatctgtcaaatatcttatgttgtgtgatggctacccgccacactccataattattatgtaaattacgtatactgttatatgaaaaattgtgtgGAATTATGCGAATTTGGCTTACTTGAAATCGTAATCTGATGGAATGAAATGTTGTCTCAGTAATATGATGGGAAGTTTTTTGGAAGAAATCGAAAAGTCACCTCTAGAGACTGTTGTCCACCATTGACGTTGGAACCAGAAAAGAAATCGCACAACTTCGTTCCTCGTTTTCCCGCCAAAAACATATTTGACGTTTGGCTTAACATGACAGAAATTGCATCGCGGGAATCGGGCTATTTTGCCAGTGTAATATTTCTGTACATGTAACTTACGGTGGCTTATTCACTGCTTAGTATTCGTTAAGACCAAGGGATTCATTAGTGAATGGGCAGCAGCAATTGCTGGtggcgtattgtttttttttattgcttagattagtcgacgagctcacaactcacttggtgttaagtggttactggagcccatagacatctacaacgtaaatgcgccacccaccttgagatgtaagttctaagatcacagtatagttacattaaaCTATAGTGTAAGATATTGACACttgaacctcatgtctcaaggtcgcgGCGGCCATGACATCAACggactcctttttttttaagggatcttatgacctggtaactaagacctttaggtcaagtcaaCATGttccgatgacaatttaatgtatacaaataaaatactaacCTAAAAGAGTATTTATTTCGATCCTGATTTAACAATACTGTTTTTTTAGTCTATGGTTCAGTCCAAAATGCCCAGAGTTGCCGCCGGAAGCGATGCCTCATGATGGAGAGTCTCCTACGATGTTCAAAAAGTCTCTGTTACGCTATTTGAATCACTATCATATGCCTTATCTCACCTACTACGTTGAAAGAGTGAAGAGATCGGATTTCAGTCATATTAAGTAAGTGTATATTGGAATGATTGAAATCTTGAAAAATAAAAGTACtgaaaaatcgattttaacccttttagtgctgagctgtttttttcatattttgtaGATATTGATAAaagatttttgaaataaaatgtaccttataaaacaataattatttcgaTTAAAAAACAATCATGTTATTACCTACCTTTTTAAGGTCGATCGATACCTTTAATCAAACTGCGCAAaaagtcggtattccgacgatTCGCGCTCAAAGGATTAAATAAGTGTGACcagaaataaaatgtttttgttccaTGTAAACTTTCACGTGACGTCATACGTGGTTACAGAAAATAAGATATTCGCGAATGACgttcataataaaaatagtgtttaaaaattaacatatttagaACTTTTATTAGTTTCTGTTTGAAAATACCActtgattttttcttttctttaaaatCTAATATCCTTATGGTGACATGGTCTGTCAGATTCAAAGTGGTCATCGTGGTCCGTTCATATACCTACGAAACATTCAAAATTTCAGTGTTTTCTTAGTAGCATCGGCTCCTGGATCTCATTTTGACATGGACTGGGGCATGACCCGTGTGGGCTCATTACTGCGGCAGCACTGCTGTATACCACCCGAGGAACAGCTCCAGTGGCCCCTGGTGGCACAGGCCAGCAGCCTGGGTAGTTACGGCAAGGATCCGAAGGTGGGTAGTGGAAGACGAGAGATGCAGGGAAATTTGGGCGAGGTACCAAGGTACCGAGATACCAGGATCACATGAAATCAAAGAGTTTTCCGTGTTCTGTTTGAATTcgacttttatttttgttattaagtaAATTCGACTTTTAAAGTAATGTTCgaaaacattgaaatttttgCGAAGTAGTAACACTAAGAGTGTCATTGGCCACTATTGTGGCAAAGGTAATCCAGATAATTTAGGTAtgtcaattaattaataataatgtgtttgttgctttgtatatatttgtaacatCAAAGTACCAGGGCTTCATAATTCTAAGAAAGTAATGTTTTGCTTGCAGCTCTGGTTGACCGGAGATTTCCTTCACAACTTCACGAAAATCAAGAACCAATCGCAGATGTTGTCGTCTCCGCCTACTTTGAAACTGATTTATCCATCTTTAGGTAAGATAATCGTTTTCATAGGAATCGATATGGATATGTATCGAGTAATTGTTAtgctaaatattgttttatgtttacAGAAAACGTCAAACAATCTCACGACGATTTGTTAGGAGGCGGTTGCTTGCCTTACGCAGCCGAAGCGCATTCGAAACAACCTTGGCTAAATAGCTTTTTATAGTGAGCATATCATTATTAACCTTCTCATAATTCATGCCCCCCTAGTACCACAATCTATAATTAATCGAAAATAActtgataaaattataaaacttcttttaattaattaatttaattataaagagtTAGTGTTTTGCTTTTCTAGGGAGACGAACGAGCATACGACTCACCTGTTGATGAGTGGTCATTATTCGTTAagttacttcttcttcttcttaatttTGGCTCGGCACGTTAAGTTACTTTATTGCGGCGATTGTAGGATCGGTAAGATTGGATCTTATGCCTCTTATGGCAGGACGTGTGGAATGGGAGTTTTAAGGTGTGAGTGAGAGGAGATGTTAGAAAGGGACGGAAGTAGGAAACAAGATGGCGTAGATGATTCAGTAAACTGTATGAAAAGCTAAACCTGTGCATCAAAGTCTTATTTACCCGTCACGATCCTAATTCTACATGTTTGTTGGCGCGGAACGAACTTAATAGattttgaagtaaaacttctttacgTATGCTTGACTTGGGGACTAAGCTGGTGGATGCGTGACGATAGCGTTACGAAAAGTGTGATTGGGCGAGGCGAACGGAAGTTGAGAGGGAAATATAAGTTAGTGAAtatagaaagagagagagagaggggtgCAAGCACACATTTTCTTTCCCTCTTTCTCTTATAGCCTTTCTCGTATAATTAAGACACATTGCAGGCCTTTTCTCCGGTTGATGCACTCAAACAAAATGTTGACAGTGAATATTGACACCGGTAACCGTGTGGGACCATTTGCAGTCAATGGCGAGCTGCGTCCACGAATCGAAACCGGGCGATGCCCCACATAAAGTCCTACACCCGGGTGTCGAAGGACGGCAGGAAGGCAGCGTACTACCTGCTCACGTCGGGGAACGTCAGCAAGGCGGCCTGGGGCTCGACGAACAAAGGAAACGGAGCGCTCAGGATAATGAGTTACGAAGCCGGCGTGCTGTTCCTGCCAAAGTTCATTGTGAGTTTAGACATACTTCTTCATTGTTATGTTCTCCTGGTACATTTTTGGAATATTAACTTTTCTTTACGCATACCTCTGCGATGCTGTGCTCTCCTGATTGCATGTTTTATTTCGTAGTCGGATTTTAAAGTCCattttgatgttaagtggtcatcggagTCCGTAGATTGAATTTCGTCTCAATCAATGACCTACGATGCTGACGTATTGTTCTTATTATAAAGTTCGTTGTGGGAGTTGAAGTGCATACTTCTTCATCGTTATGTTTTCCTGGTACATTTCTTTGAACATGTTTCGTTTTTAtacgtatgtgtatgtatgtatgtatacctCTTCGTTGCTATGGTCTCCTGGTTATATGTTTTATTGTGTGGTGGGATATTAAAGCCCattttgatgttaagtggtcatcggtGTCCATAGATTTATTGTTGTCTCCATCCTTGAGATAAGAGGTCGAAATGTGGTCCAATTTGTTGCTTCGACTATCAcaaatgtaataattatttatttacacttgtttttacaattttaataaaatatttggtaTAGACATGGTATGTGATTAAAGTGACATTTACACATTGACATATTGCGCTTACAATTTCTGACTTTCATGAGCCACGGTTATCATTCAGTGTCAGGTGGGACTTTCACTCGTCTtccaacaaaggcaataaagaaatcttttttAGCTTAAATTTACACATCAAACTTTGCAAGACTTCTTTATCTTTATGTTATCCTAGTACTTACGTATTAGATTCAATATGTTGTTTGCTCTGCCTGTTTATGCCAATTTACACCAGAAATGCCTTTTTTTGCACAGACCAACGAAGATTACTTCTGTCTAGAACAAAACGCCCCGAACCGGCTTATCGTGCCATACGACTTACCGCCAGTCAAATATACGGATGGCATGTCGCCCTGGGTCTCTGATTACCTCATGTGAAGAAGTAGAAGAAGATTACATCATGATTGACTTGAAGACTCGACACTAGAGGCGCGCTCTCAAATTTCAATTCGATCCTAAAACACAGGAAATGGAAATCGatttcagaattaaaaaaaaagtacactaGTGTCGAGAAACAGATTTGGTTtttgttcaataaaataattggtgtttatttatttctattttatttattgcattagtGTGCAGGTGGTTTGATGGTTAGTTACCCTAATTCATGACGCCAGGACAATGCCAAGCACCCGTCTGAGGAATCTCGCCAAATCTGAAGGTCATgtggtcatcatcatcataatcggttgctcttggcagagcagtcgtggtcatgtggaattcttgctcattaaagccttaacagatgttttccacagtttgcgaaccgaggcccggcgcacacactcgttaagtggggtttcagtaaggtcttccATCTAATCATGTGGTAGTGCTCTGGAAACACCGTGGTGAGGGATCATGCCAGAGCGGGAAGGTTCTTGGAAACAAGGTCTCTGGAGACGcaatgtggatgaacgtagtccTATTATGTGAGAGTAATGGTAAAAGTAAGTCGTATGGTCGACTGTCCCTGACTAAAATCACATGTGGAGATCTAGATgctgatatacatacatacatcatttatacatctataatctatactaatactaataatattataaagaggaaagatttgtttgtttgtttgtttcgaataggctccgaagctactggaccgatttgaaaaattctttttccattagaagccgacattgtccctgatgaacataggctactttttaaaaaaaaaatttttttttgtttgtttcatgtgtgttttaatgtttccgaagcgcagcgagggcgggtcgctagtaatattataaagaggaaaaatttgtttgtttgtttgtattgaataggctctgaaactactgaaccgatttgaaaaattctttcactgtttggaagctacactattcccgagtggcataggctataatctttttttgaaaaaattagggatccttcctaaaactccaataatgtaagccaaggtgttttttttattgcttagatgggtggacgagctcacagcccacctggtgttatgtggttactgaaacccatggacatctgcaacgtaaatgcgccacccatcttgagatataagttctaagatctcaatatagttacaacggccgccccacccttcaaaccgaaacgcattactgcttcacggcaaaaataagcagggcggtggtacttacccgcgcggtaaaaaattaaaaaattaccgaAAGTagtattctttacatcacgtgccctgcaaaaactattgatgatagaaaaaaataatgtactacgactttgtagaacacattattatttacaaaaagtgtcgcgacagcatacgtCTAACTACaatttgttcttttatttaaaaaaataaaacaacgtcaaatatcgttgaaatttttgttaaagacccgagcggaaccggagcgggctgctagtgTATGTATGAAAGCGTAAAAGATAACTGAAAtatgtatgaagttggaacatcgcccctagcggcaaacgtaggcaaacgttcaaacttcatacaaacttgagttaacttttacgctatcgagaacgttaaaaaactcgctagAAGAAAACTGAACGTTAaaatggaacatacggtataaagaACAGAGGTCCCTCCAGtagttgattctgcgaagcactgctcttgctagggctagtgttagcaaactctctcaggttgagcccgtgagctcacctaccagtccgggcgcagctggaatagccccttaggccacCAGTGAATAGGTTGGGTTTTTCgactggtaggacgtcttgtgagtccacacgggtagggaccaccgccctgcctattgcagccgtgaagcagtaatgctttttggtttgaagggtggggcagccgttgtaactatactaccgtagaacttatatctcaaggtgggtggcgccatttacgttatagTTGTCTATAGGCtacagtaaccgcttaacaccaggtgggctgtgagctcgttcacccatctaaacaacaaaaataaaaatacgggAAACCTAGGCCGCCATCATAAGGGTCTACTCCCCTATACAAATAGCGGGTATGTCACAAAAATCGAAGAGGTCCACTGAAATCCAATAAAAatgcatatatgtatttaattgaattaagtttttataacacaATTCTTAGTATTAGTATTGTGTTGAAATTCATTATGTAGACTAGACAGTGGATTGCGTGAACAAATGCGACTTCATTAACCTCGCTACGTACCTACTCACACGCAACATTACTAAACTATTATAATGCTATTCTGAGTAAACACGGTTCAATGAactctttttcctacctaagctgatggtctagagcagggattcccaaacttattttatttactgcccactttgagaataaattattttttagcgtccCCATTTTATCATCTACTTTAagaccactatagcgagagctcagtcggtatctaagagtcctcttagaaaaaaatacatatcgcCCCTAAACTTCTACACGGTgccccccattttttttctgggtctcttaccgccccccttttggcctgcagcgcccacaagggggcgttatcgcccactttgggaaaggctggtctaGAGGGAACATATcggcgtaaccgggcgagtaggtgtgctcacggggctcaaagctgatgacgttgctaacacgaaccctagcaagagctgtgcttcgcagaatctaccaccggatcggaaacgcgacccactgagaagatccggcgagaaactcagtgggctgtgtctggtgggttaatttactcgccgagcccttcgtcgcaagcgaccggTACGATGGccgatgcttgtggtacctaaaagcaccgttagtggatcgggaggatccgtaatgacgtgtaatGAACTCGTGACCGTGGTGTCGACTGGGACACACGAGCTCATAGGCCGTCATCTGAGAGACTTTTCTAACTTAAGCCGTAGCAAGAGCAAgttttaaaagtcgtcgtggcttaaaggataggacaccggtgttcgaatccctggcgggtaccaatttttctaatgaaatacgtactcgacaattgttcacgattgacttccacggtgaaggaataacatcgtgtaataaaaatgaaattactcgtggtaggacgtcttgtgagtccgcgcgggtaagtaccatcacctcgcctatttctgccgtgaagtagtatgtaatgcgtttcggtttgaagggcggggcagccgttgtaactatactgaaaccttagaacttatatctcaaggcgggttgggcatttacgttgtagatgtctattgactccagtaaccacttaaaaacaggtgagctgtgagctcgtctacccatgcaataaaaaaagctaagcATACTGGTATGCAATCGCtactagatatttttttatagatattttttagCCACTGGTCATTTAAATACTGCCAATGTAGTTTGCTATTGCGCAACTTGTGATCGGGTTTTCAAAATTCCCAGCCACATAAAGACGCTTATCATGACGGGGGCGGAACCCCGAGCTCTGCAGTGGGATGAAATCAAGGGCGGAttcagctttggcgccaggagggggtcacatagtcaaattttcgatgcgctCGTTCCCAAACgcttgccatcatacaaagttattaaattaattaaatattgaaggtatgtagttacataaaatctgtatagtgacaaaatatataaataaaatcattatgttcaattagtGGTTCACCTAAGTCCTAGAACCAGCTCATGACCCCAtgaccccatgacccccccccctggatccgccgttggaTGACATCCATATTCCTTACCATGGCTCAAACTATTTCAATACCGAATTGCGTCACAATCGGTTGCGTGCTCTTGACGTGAAAACATAACAGAA harbors:
- the LOC101737342 gene encoding probable tyrosyl-DNA phosphodiesterase → MNPSLKRRGTMQENETKRVKKVCDYGEKCYRMNPVHFREFSHPHLESILDNHASGGDYPIPDKYNLQKKLITEQLDLIIEKGFYAPRNNVQNNPKQIENKQERDSDRRVGKNVEPEASSASHQKVPDKPENTKTMFSNNEAKIKTPVDRGGVVKEKSTNSDYRPIIPPTRRVEDYLNVVRPKGRMAAKHEASAPFYIFYTTITAAKETHSQPFSITFQEILDRSLGELKCSLQINFMVELGWLLAQYYFAGYSEKKLTILYGEDSQDLRTISQKKPHVDAHLVPMATPFGKHHTKMMILCYEDGSLRVVVSTANLYIDDWENRTQGLWFSPKCPELPPEAMPHDGESPTMFKKSLLRYLNHYHMPYLTYYVERVKRSDFSHINVFLVASAPGSHFDMDWGMTRVGSLLRQHCCIPPEEQLQWPLVAQASSLGSYGKDPKLWLTGDFLHNFTKIKNQSQMLSSPPTLKLIYPSLENVKQSHDDLLGGGCLPYAAEAHSKQPWLNSFLYQWRAASTNRNRAMPHIKSYTRVSKDGRKAAYYLLTSGNVSKAAWGSTNKGNGALRIMSYEAGVLFLPKFITNEDYFCLEQNAPNRLIVPYDLPPVKYTDGMSPWVSDYLM